In Janthinobacterium rivuli, a single genomic region encodes these proteins:
- a CDS encoding glycoside hydrolase family 73 protein — protein MRQADFLTTRATAATPSTAATSAVQSNMRATDATGSSGNFSSVFRQVQGEVARFIEQGGGNATSLNPQGRAYLEQSQPVNVLGSISQGGEIGETQQQFLASIKPWTQETGARLGVAPEIVAAHAALESGWGQRPLRQGTGADTNNLFGIKAGGKWQGDVASNVTTEYEAGSGTALKKTERFRSYPDQASAFRDYAQVLLDNPRYRAALNTGADAGAFAQGLARGGYATDPNYAAKLTQLATRLQRTAAAD, from the coding sequence ATGCGCCAGGCTGATTTCCTGACCACCCGCGCCACGGCGGCAACGCCATCGACGGCAGCCACATCCGCCGTGCAAAGCAATATGCGCGCCACCGACGCCACGGGCTCCAGCGGCAACTTCAGCAGCGTGTTCCGGCAAGTACAGGGCGAAGTGGCCCGCTTCATCGAACAGGGCGGCGGCAACGCCACCAGCCTGAACCCGCAAGGCCGCGCCTACCTGGAGCAAAGCCAGCCCGTCAATGTGCTGGGCAGCATCAGCCAGGGCGGCGAGATCGGCGAAACGCAGCAGCAATTCCTCGCCTCGATCAAGCCATGGACGCAAGAAACGGGCGCCCGCCTGGGCGTGGCGCCGGAAATCGTCGCCGCCCACGCGGCGCTGGAATCGGGCTGGGGCCAGCGTCCGCTGCGCCAGGGCACGGGTGCGGACACGAATAATCTGTTCGGCATCAAGGCCGGCGGCAAATGGCAGGGCGACGTGGCCAGCAATGTCACCACCGAATACGAGGCGGGCAGCGGCACGGCCCTGAAAAAAACCGAGCGTTTCCGCAGCTACCCGGACCAGGCCAGCGCCTTCCGCGACTATGCGCAGGTATTGCTCGACAACCCGCGCTACCGCGCCGCCCTGAACACGGGTGCCGACGCGGGCGCGTTCGCGCAAGGCCTGGCCCGTGGCGGCTACGCCACCGATCCCAACTACGCCGCCAAGCTGACGCAGCTGGCGACACGTCTGCAGCGCACGGCCGCCGCAGACTGA
- the fliD gene encoding flagellar filament capping protein FliD, whose protein sequence is MASVITAPQYDPIPTAEKLATKAVAAQKAALQAQNTLASNTSTALGNLKSAISAFQSAMSSMTSSKSVLSQSATFPAAGYGSATAGINATPGTYSFFVEKLATASQMSYGGLSSVNTADGTGTLKVKIGDGVGDNTLDIDLAAADKDGNGTLTPQEIAAAINGNSKNNSRVTASIVTINNQAQLVLTSNATGIANAATLDASGVNNIALKGALIAPANIKEVVTADDATVWLGGKPGGTAITQASNTFTNVQDVKITFTRAMSAAEAPVTLTVATDNSGTAANVQAFVDAYNKLKTLMDGLASPGNPEKGVAAGVFAHDSGLNALRSRMGDALRLNVNGVSLVSYGITAQRDGTISLNAAKLTAKLADNPTGLDKLFGNNSLSAPAGVLGSLDKVLGQWSNITKGQITQRQAATEKLQKSLVKSGERLTAQYDTAYKRFLDQFTRLQVMQEQMYKTVDMFDAMFGNDKS, encoded by the coding sequence ATGGCAAGCGTAATTACTGCACCGCAATACGATCCGATCCCAACGGCCGAAAAACTGGCCACCAAGGCTGTCGCTGCGCAAAAGGCGGCCCTGCAGGCGCAGAACACGCTGGCCAGCAACACCAGCACGGCGCTGGGCAACCTGAAGTCGGCCATCTCGGCCTTCCAGAGCGCCATGTCGAGCATGACCAGCAGCAAATCGGTGCTGAGCCAGTCCGCCACCTTCCCGGCCGCCGGCTACGGGTCTGCCACGGCCGGCATCAATGCGACGCCGGGCACCTATTCCTTTTTCGTTGAAAAACTGGCCACGGCCAGCCAGATGTCGTATGGCGGCCTGAGCAGCGTCAACACGGCCGATGGCACGGGCACGCTAAAAGTCAAAATTGGCGATGGCGTGGGCGACAACACGCTCGACATCGACCTGGCCGCCGCCGACAAGGATGGCAACGGCACGCTGACACCACAGGAAATCGCTGCCGCCATCAATGGCAACAGCAAGAACAATTCGCGCGTCACCGCGTCCATCGTGACCATCAACAACCAGGCGCAACTGGTACTGACGTCGAATGCGACGGGCATCGCAAACGCCGCCACGCTCGACGCCAGCGGCGTCAATAATATCGCGCTGAAAGGCGCGCTGATCGCTCCGGCCAACATCAAGGAAGTCGTCACGGCTGACGACGCCACCGTCTGGCTGGGCGGCAAACCCGGCGGCACGGCCATCACGCAAGCGTCGAATACCTTCACCAACGTGCAGGATGTGAAAATCACCTTCACCCGCGCCATGAGTGCCGCCGAAGCGCCCGTGACCTTGACTGTGGCCACGGACAACAGCGGCACCGCCGCCAACGTGCAGGCGTTCGTCGATGCCTACAACAAGCTGAAAACCCTGATGGATGGCCTGGCCAGTCCCGGCAACCCGGAAAAGGGTGTTGCCGCGGGCGTCTTCGCCCATGATTCCGGCCTGAATGCTTTGCGCAGCCGCATGGGCGACGCCCTGCGCCTGAACGTCAATGGCGTATCGCTGGTGTCCTACGGCATTACGGCCCAGCGCGACGGCACAATCAGCCTCAACGCCGCCAAGCTGACGGCCAAGCTGGCCGACAACCCGACGGGCTTGGACAAGCTTTTTGGCAACAACAGCCTGTCCGCCCCTGCCGGCGTGCTCGGCAGCCTGGACAAGGTACTGGGCCAGTGGAGCAATATCACCAAGGGCCAGATCACCCAGCGCCAGGCCGCCACGGAAAAACTGCAGAAAAGCCTGGTCAAGAGCGGCGAGCGCCTCACGGCCCAATATGACACGGCATACAAACGTTTCCTCGATCAATTTACGCGCCTGCAAGTCATGCAGGAACAGATGTACAAGACGGTCGACATGTTCGACGCCATGTTCGGCAACGACAAATCCTAA
- a CDS encoding FliA/WhiG family RNA polymerase sigma factor, translated as MAYVEQYQEAYGAGEYAAASACAAVLSVAEEQQHLVAYSPLVKRIVRQLNSQVSGAIDRDDMEQIGLMGLLEALRRYGVPDQSFGSYASLRIRGAILDELRRQDWRPRAVRQESHRLRDSVRALTRRLGREPLDAEIMAALKLTPEAFQEYQLAENAELIASFDEVLQESLGQADSAPSPEEQLMVRRSLEQALRTLDEREQRVIQMYYEFELSYKEIAAVLDLSDARVCQLNKTALGKMRAMLQDA; from the coding sequence TTGGCCTATGTAGAGCAATACCAGGAAGCGTATGGCGCCGGCGAATATGCCGCGGCCAGCGCTTGCGCGGCCGTGCTCAGCGTTGCTGAAGAGCAACAACATCTGGTGGCGTACTCCCCGCTGGTGAAACGCATCGTGCGCCAGCTCAATTCGCAGGTGTCGGGCGCCATCGACCGCGACGACATGGAACAGATCGGCCTGATGGGCTTGCTCGAAGCCTTGCGCCGCTACGGCGTGCCGGACCAGTCGTTCGGCAGCTATGCCAGCCTGCGCATCCGCGGCGCCATCCTCGATGAACTGCGGCGCCAGGACTGGCGTCCGCGCGCCGTGCGCCAGGAAAGCCACCGCCTGCGCGACAGCGTGCGCGCCCTGACCCGGCGCCTGGGGCGCGAGCCGCTGGACGCGGAAATTATGGCCGCCCTGAAACTGACGCCGGAAGCCTTCCAGGAGTACCAGCTGGCGGAAAACGCCGAGCTGATCGCCAGTTTTGACGAAGTGCTGCAGGAAAGCCTGGGGCAAGCGGACAGCGCCCCGAGCCCGGAAGAACAATTGATGGTGCGGCGCAGCCTGGAACAGGCGCTGCGCACGCTGGACGAACGCGAGCAGCGCGTGATCCAGATGTATTACGAATTCGAACTGAGCTACAAAGAAATTGCCGCCGTGCTGGACCTGAGCGACGCCCGCGTCTGCCAGCTCAACAAGACGGCGCTGGGCAAGATGAGAGCCATGCTGCAAGACGCATAA
- a CDS encoding flagellar hook-length control protein FliK — MIMNFNKAPAAPAPAATAASAPAPASAQAAALPGTPGYGSTGAAPSALPLFAQVLDVTAVETADAGTPAPAPAPAKDSDSDSQVDNSLPAMAAPVIGLPVALLPPTDAAAAEARAATQAQTQTQTQAQANVAQANPALNISLHPAAITLTAQGAAQPASRDTREPLAAAIPATAAKGNAPAQPFESLLQQAAPVTAAAAPAARDGERGAATPAPATPNLGLTGAVGNTATPAPAGDTIKLSGPAQQWQEPLREALGERLQTQIGRNSEHATIRLDPPMLGRIEISIRHTAGALQVNVTASNSEVLRQLQGIGENMRSDLAQRQYTDVAVNISATPRSPAAQAFAEGDARGQRQPGRQNDDAEPGRALSDGSTAGTTYAMHERETA; from the coding sequence ATGATCATGAACTTCAACAAGGCGCCGGCCGCTCCGGCACCGGCCGCCACTGCGGCATCCGCACCGGCGCCAGCGTCGGCACAGGCCGCTGCCTTGCCCGGCACGCCAGGCTACGGCAGCACTGGTGCCGCGCCCTCCGCCCTGCCCCTGTTTGCGCAGGTGCTCGACGTGACCGCCGTGGAAACGGCCGATGCGGGCACGCCAGCGCCCGCGCCCGCGCCCGCCAAGGATAGCGACAGCGACAGCCAGGTCGACAACAGCCTGCCAGCCATGGCCGCGCCCGTCATCGGCTTGCCGGTGGCGCTGCTGCCGCCAACGGACGCGGCCGCAGCCGAGGCACGCGCCGCCACACAAGCGCAGACACAAACGCAGACACAAGCGCAGGCGAATGTGGCGCAAGCCAACCCTGCACTCAACATCAGCCTGCATCCGGCGGCAATCACCCTCACCGCACAGGGAGCGGCGCAGCCGGCAAGCCGCGATACGCGTGAACCGCTGGCAGCGGCCATCCCGGCGACCGCCGCCAAAGGCAATGCACCGGCACAGCCGTTCGAATCGCTGCTGCAGCAAGCCGCTCCGGTGACCGCCGCAGCGGCCCCTGCCGCGCGCGATGGCGAACGTGGCGCCGCGACGCCTGCGCCAGCCACGCCCAACCTGGGCCTGACGGGCGCGGTCGGCAATACGGCTACGCCAGCCCCGGCCGGCGATACCATCAAGCTCAGCGGCCCTGCCCAGCAATGGCAGGAACCGCTGCGCGAAGCGCTGGGCGAACGCCTGCAGACGCAGATCGGCCGCAACAGCGAACACGCGACGATCCGCCTCGACCCGCCGATGCTGGGCCGCATTGAAATTTCCATCCGCCACACGGCCGGCGCGCTGCAGGTGAACGTCACCGCGTCAAACTCGGAAGTGTTGCGCCAGTTGCAAGGCATCGGCGAAAACATGCGCAGCGACCTGGCGCAGCGCCAGTACACCGACGTGGCCGTGAATATCAGCGCCACCCCGCGCAGCCCGGCCGCCCAGGCATTTGCCGAAGGCGATGCGCGCGGCCAGCGTCAACCGGGCCGCCAGAACGACGACGCCGAGCCGGGCCGCGCCCTGTCCGACGGCAGCACAGCCGGTACCACTTACGCCATGCATGAGCGAGAAACTGCCTGA
- a CDS encoding flagellar motor protein MotB, translating to MRWKMAAPNKSKAKAGEAAVLKPHEKHEQAIIKRAGRKHDDDGHGGAWKVAFADFCLALLSLFLVLWLMAAREQQAMKEIMMDASAGSRQGEGQGVMPEQKGGPRGSLIERFPMPRKGTGDTRTEGKQMQDGKAGSAPPNQTKVSYQSPEDLLSLSRALDKLSDEAGLKSNLQSVITPYGLRVMLHDTDKQGMFVRGSAVPTDRFRKLLRQMGPVFAQMENQMLIVGHTDSMQYANTGYEGFSNWTLSANRAMSARAQLLIGSMSPDSVLQVVGMADRAPLDVKNASAGINRRIELLILTRGQADSIAAMFGMAGQKAQGEELQVGEPDSGTLQRLREKLGLPAKKERDEHAN from the coding sequence ATGCGCTGGAAGATGGCGGCGCCGAACAAGAGCAAGGCCAAGGCCGGGGAGGCCGCCGTGCTAAAGCCGCATGAGAAACATGAACAGGCCATCATCAAGCGTGCGGGACGCAAGCACGACGACGATGGCCATGGCGGCGCCTGGAAAGTAGCGTTCGCCGACTTTTGCCTGGCCCTGCTGTCGCTCTTCCTCGTGCTGTGGCTGATGGCCGCGCGCGAGCAGCAGGCGATGAAGGAAATCATGATGGATGCGTCGGCAGGCAGCCGCCAGGGCGAAGGCCAGGGCGTCATGCCGGAACAGAAAGGCGGCCCGCGCGGCAGCCTGATCGAGCGCTTCCCCATGCCCCGCAAGGGCACGGGCGACACGCGCACGGAAGGCAAGCAGATGCAGGATGGCAAGGCTGGCTCCGCCCCGCCGAATCAGACCAAGGTCAGCTACCAGTCGCCGGAAGACTTGCTGTCCCTGTCGCGCGCGCTCGACAAGCTCAGCGACGAAGCGGGATTGAAGAGCAACCTGCAGTCGGTGATCACGCCGTACGGCTTGCGCGTCATGCTGCACGATACGGACAAGCAAGGCATGTTCGTGCGCGGCAGCGCCGTGCCGACCGACCGTTTCCGCAAGCTGCTGCGCCAGATGGGCCCCGTGTTTGCCCAGATGGAAAACCAGATGCTGATCGTCGGCCACACCGATTCGATGCAATACGCCAATACCGGCTATGAAGGCTTTTCGAACTGGACCCTGTCGGCCAACCGCGCCATGTCGGCGCGCGCGCAATTGTTGATCGGCAGCATGAGTCCTGACAGCGTGCTGCAAGTAGTCGGCATGGCCGACCGCGCGCCGCTGGACGTGAAAAATGCCAGCGCCGGCATCAACCGCCGCATCGAACTGTTAATATTGACGCGTGGCCAGGCTGACAGCATCGCCGCCATGTTCGGCATGGCCGGACAAAAGGCGCAGGGCGAAGAGTTGCAAGTGGGCGAACCGGACTCGGGCACCTTGCAGCGCCTGCGCGAGAAACTGGGCCTGCCCGCCAAGAAGGAGCGGGATGAGCATGCAAATTAA
- a CDS encoding flagellar export protein FliJ yields the protein MSDAHTIRNLTTLVGLRSTEVERLQGEMAAQTAVRERYQKNLERLTGLYTDSGPSGALPLALSVNCGNFKQAVMQMADQHRTDLHLHEANMAVSQRALNTAWAKREVLDQVLTQKQKHVANEQHRVDAKRQDELATQFWFRGQVK from the coding sequence GTGAGCGACGCGCATACCATCCGCAACCTGACCACCCTGGTCGGCCTGCGCAGCACCGAAGTGGAACGCCTGCAAGGTGAAATGGCGGCGCAGACGGCCGTGCGCGAGCGCTACCAGAAAAACCTGGAGCGCCTGACGGGCCTGTACACGGATAGCGGCCCCAGCGGCGCCCTGCCCCTGGCCCTGTCCGTCAACTGCGGCAACTTCAAGCAAGCCGTGATGCAGATGGCCGACCAGCACCGTACCGATTTGCACCTGCACGAAGCCAACATGGCCGTGTCGCAACGCGCCCTGAATACGGCCTGGGCCAAGCGCGAAGTGCTGGACCAGGTGCTGACGCAAAAACAAAAGCATGTTGCAAATGAGCAACACCGAGTTGATGCCAAGCGGCAAGACGAGCTGGCGACGCAATTCTGGTTCCGCGGGCAGGTAAAATGA
- a CDS encoding flagellar hook capping FlgD N-terminal domain-containing protein, whose translation METNLFTNNTNGSGSNNNAVKSQSNATQDMFTKLLVAQIKNQDPLAPTDPSQFVNQLTQQAQTEAMQNLSALTSANASVLQSMQVLALGAQVGSEVMVNSETVQLDKSKVSGTIALAASTTKTTVTLKGLDDKEYKIELGAKAPGTVPFTIDPVALGLPAGTYSMKVSTSGTEKPSVDIAGKLNSVRLSSGGSMILSVSNLGEVNPGAITGFNGKTA comes from the coding sequence ATGGAAACCAATCTCTTTACAAACAACACCAACGGCAGCGGCAGCAATAACAATGCCGTCAAGTCGCAAAGCAATGCCACCCAGGATATGTTCACCAAATTGCTGGTCGCGCAGATCAAGAACCAGGATCCCCTCGCGCCAACCGATCCGAGCCAGTTCGTCAATCAATTGACGCAGCAGGCGCAAACGGAAGCGATGCAAAACCTGTCGGCGCTGACCAGCGCCAATGCCAGTGTGCTGCAATCGATGCAAGTGCTGGCCCTGGGCGCGCAAGTGGGCTCGGAAGTCATGGTCAACAGTGAAACGGTGCAGCTCGACAAGAGCAAGGTCAGCGGCACCATCGCGCTGGCCGCCAGCACCACCAAGACCACCGTCACCCTGAAAGGGCTGGACGACAAGGAATACAAGATCGAACTGGGCGCCAAAGCGCCAGGCACGGTGCCGTTCACCATCGATCCCGTGGCCTTGGGCTTGCCTGCTGGCACCTACAGCATGAAGGTCAGCACCAGCGGCACCGAAAAGCCATCGGTCGACATCGCAGGCAAACTCAACAGCGTGCGCCTGTCGTCCGGCGGCAGCATGATACTGAGCGTGTCGAACCTGGGCGAAGTCAACCCTGGCGCGATCACCGGCTTTAACGGCAAGACGGCCTGA
- the flgB gene encoding flagellar basal body rod protein FlgB, whose product MGINFKDALGVHADALALRADRTRVLAANIANENTPGFQAMDMDFGSALQQLQDNEAGLLSTDDDASALYRVPYHPSRDGNTVEIGVEQAAFSQNATDFQTSLTFVNMKLKGLSKAISGQ is encoded by the coding sequence ATGGGGATTAATTTCAAGGATGCGCTGGGCGTGCACGCCGATGCACTTGCGCTGCGTGCCGACCGTACACGCGTACTGGCCGCCAACATCGCCAATGAAAACACGCCCGGCTTCCAGGCCATGGACATGGATTTCGGCAGCGCCCTGCAGCAGTTGCAGGACAACGAGGCCGGCCTGCTGTCGACCGATGACGATGCCAGCGCCCTGTACCGCGTCCCCTACCACCCTAGCCGCGACGGCAACACCGTCGAAATCGGCGTCGAGCAGGCGGCGTTCTCGCAGAATGCCACCGACTTCCAGACCAGCCTCACTTTCGTCAACATGAAACTGAAGGGTCTGTCCAAGGCCATTTCCGGACAATAA
- the flgM gene encoding flagellar biosynthesis anti-sigma factor FlgM: protein MKISSGNTGAAVRSSAVAPAEAIAENAGAAGAMGGSSAGAELQSAVLQPAMAALRAMPEIDHERVAMLRDALAKGELPFDPSKLAGLIQRFHGGES from the coding sequence ATGAAAATCTCCTCCGGCAATACCGGCGCTGCCGTACGCAGCAGCGCCGTCGCGCCAGCCGAGGCGATCGCCGAGAACGCGGGCGCCGCTGGCGCCATGGGCGGCTCCTCGGCCGGGGCGGAACTGCAATCGGCCGTGCTGCAACCGGCCATGGCCGCCCTGCGCGCCATGCCCGAGATCGACCATGAGCGCGTGGCCATGCTGCGCGATGCGCTGGCCAAGGGTGAATTGCCGTTCGATCCGTCGAAACTGGCAGGCCTGATCCAGCGTTTCCACGGCGGCGAATCGTGA
- the flgC gene encoding flagellar basal body rod protein FlgC, with amino-acid sequence MSFQDISKIAGSAMAAQTVRLNTIASNLANADSVAGSEGETYRARKPVFAAVMDGPGASGAGGRVQVLDVVQSDEPLRKVYEPGHPMANADGMVFYPNVNQVAEMTDMMSASRAFETNVEVLGRIKSMQQSLLKLGEA; translated from the coding sequence ATGAGCTTCCAGGATATTTCCAAGATCGCCGGTTCGGCGATGGCGGCGCAAACCGTGCGCCTCAATACCATCGCCAGCAACCTGGCCAATGCCGATTCCGTTGCCGGTTCCGAAGGCGAAACCTACCGCGCCCGCAAACCCGTGTTTGCGGCCGTGATGGACGGCCCCGGCGCCAGCGGCGCCGGTGGACGGGTACAGGTCCTCGACGTGGTGCAAAGCGACGAGCCGCTGCGCAAAGTGTATGAGCCAGGCCACCCGATGGCCAATGCCGACGGCATGGTGTTCTACCCCAACGTCAATCAGGTGGCCGAGATGACCGACATGATGTCGGCGTCGCGCGCCTTTGAAACCAATGTCGAAGTTCTGGGCCGCATCAAGTCGATGCAGCAATCGCTCCTCAAATTAGGTGAAGCATAA
- the flgA gene encoding flagellar basal body P-ring formation chaperone FlgA, with protein MTVVKSTRPVPACAAPVALETADSRSAQRMRFVAVCPGSNGWRYEMLARGSITAQVAVTTVPVTANTPLQAGDVTLARRDVTMVPDSIASLPGAVGLSSRRSLRAGEVLREGQLASPVLIKRGSAVNIVARKEQVEVSMAGEAMDPGALGEVIRVRNATSGTVIRARVVDAGVVEPADIPGR; from the coding sequence GTGACCGTGGTAAAAAGCACGCGCCCCGTGCCGGCGTGCGCGGCGCCCGTCGCGCTGGAAACGGCGGACAGCCGTTCGGCGCAGCGCATGCGCTTTGTGGCGGTGTGTCCTGGAAGCAACGGTTGGCGCTATGAAATGCTGGCGCGCGGCAGCATCACGGCCCAGGTGGCCGTCACCACCGTCCCCGTGACGGCGAATACGCCGTTGCAAGCGGGCGATGTGACCCTGGCGCGGCGCGACGTGACGATGGTGCCTGACAGTATTGCTTCCCTGCCCGGCGCCGTCGGTCTGTCGAGTAGGCGCAGCTTGCGTGCCGGCGAAGTGTTGCGAGAGGGACAACTGGCGTCGCCCGTGTTGATCAAGCGGGGCAGTGCGGTGAATATCGTGGCGCGCAAGGAGCAGGTGGAAGTGAGCATGGCCGGCGAAGCGATGGATCCGGGCGCGCTGGGCGAGGTGATTCGCGTGCGCAACGCCACCAGCGGCACGGTGATACGTGCCAGGGTGGTCGATGCGGGCGTCGTGGAACCGGCCGATATTCCCGGCCGTTAA
- the flgN gene encoding flagellar export chaperone FlgN, whose translation MTAPRKGITRQEAMRRVLQGMADDRAGYAALHTLLEEQFQATLHHQSAQLTALADQVIAAVEPLDARRRQRVSLVTALLGPQGDMPQLFALLQESARTTAERDWAALEQMVLECKRLNARNSDLLTEQYSIMQRVLHGEEDTYAPG comes from the coding sequence GTGACCGCGCCACGCAAGGGCATCACGCGCCAGGAAGCCATGCGCCGCGTACTGCAAGGCATGGCGGACGACCGCGCCGGCTATGCCGCCCTGCACACCTTATTGGAAGAGCAATTCCAGGCCACCCTGCACCACCAGAGCGCGCAGCTGACGGCACTGGCCGACCAGGTCATCGCCGCCGTCGAGCCGCTCGATGCGCGCCGCCGCCAGCGGGTCAGCCTCGTCACTGCCCTGCTGGGGCCGCAAGGCGATATGCCACAATTGTTTGCGTTGTTGCAAGAAAGCGCGCGCACCACCGCCGAGCGCGACTGGGCCGCGCTCGAGCAGATGGTGCTTGAATGCAAGCGCCTGAACGCCCGCAACAGCGATTTATTAACAGAGCAGTACAGCATCATGCAGCGCGTGCTGCATGGCGAGGAAGATACCTATGCGCCAGGCTGA
- the motA gene encoding flagellar motor stator protein MotA: MGGTVHAIWQPVELIIIIGAAVGALVLGNPKHVLGEMLHQMRKIVTHKKQGSEFQRQLLLLMYELLQTAAGGLKALDAHVEAPRESALFQRYPLVLEEPKLLAFIVDNFRLMAMGKINAHELEGVLEQELEAIHDELLQPSKSLHKIAEAMPGFGILAAVLGIVMAMNSVADGADAAEISEKVGAAMVGTFIGIFFCYGVLDPMCNMMKQLVGEEGSTMECVKVVLVTHVAGKPPLLAIDAGRRLVQLNIKPSFAQLESWINALEDGGAEQEQGQGRGGRRAKAA; this comes from the coding sequence ATGGGCGGCACCGTCCACGCGATCTGGCAACCGGTCGAGTTGATCATCATCATCGGCGCCGCCGTCGGCGCGCTGGTGCTGGGCAACCCCAAGCATGTACTCGGTGAAATGCTGCACCAGATGCGCAAGATCGTCACGCACAAGAAGCAAGGCTCGGAATTCCAGCGCCAGTTGCTGCTGCTGATGTATGAACTGCTGCAAACGGCCGCCGGCGGCCTGAAGGCGCTCGACGCCCACGTCGAGGCACCGCGCGAAAGCGCCCTGTTCCAGCGCTATCCGCTGGTGCTGGAAGAGCCAAAGCTGCTGGCCTTCATCGTCGACAACTTCCGCTTGATGGCGATGGGCAAGATCAACGCGCACGAACTCGAAGGCGTGCTGGAGCAGGAACTGGAAGCCATCCACGACGAATTGCTGCAACCGTCGAAATCCTTGCACAAGATCGCCGAAGCCATGCCCGGTTTCGGTATCCTGGCCGCCGTTCTCGGCATCGTGATGGCCATGAATTCCGTGGCCGACGGCGCCGATGCGGCGGAAATTTCGGAAAAAGTGGGCGCCGCCATGGTCGGTACCTTCATCGGCATCTTCTTTTGCTACGGCGTGCTCGATCCGATGTGCAACATGATGAAGCAATTGGTGGGCGAGGAAGGCTCGACCATGGAATGCGTGAAGGTCGTGCTGGTCACGCACGTGGCGGGCAAGCCGCCCCTGCTGGCCATTGATGCGGGCCGCCGTCTGGTGCAGCTGAACATCAAGCCGAGCTTCGCCCAGCTGGAAAGCTGGATCAATGCGCTGGAAGATGGCGGCGCCGAACAAGAGCAAGGCCAAGGCCGGGGAGGCCGCCGTGCTAAAGCCGCATGA
- a CDS encoding flagellar basal body-associated FliL family protein codes for MNMKMKLIGGFVAVAVLAAGAAGGAMWYLAKPVAGHAEVAEAKAPPPATGKKARKFITLDKVIVMLRRGPGEGETHYLSADLVIATTEEKEKLTKDHLPLMRSIAVSTLSSFPMDKAQTMTVEQFAEQINKAFNVSYEREQMEKPFTEVMVGKLIIE; via the coding sequence ATGAATATGAAAATGAAACTGATAGGCGGCTTTGTCGCCGTGGCCGTCCTGGCCGCCGGCGCGGCTGGCGGCGCCATGTGGTATCTGGCCAAGCCGGTTGCCGGCCATGCCGAGGTGGCCGAAGCGAAAGCCCCGCCCCCCGCCACAGGCAAGAAGGCGCGCAAATTCATCACACTGGACAAGGTCATCGTGATGCTGCGCCGCGGCCCCGGCGAAGGTGAAACGCATTACCTGTCGGCCGACCTGGTGATCGCCACCACCGAGGAAAAGGAAAAGCTGACCAAGGATCACTTGCCGCTGATGCGCTCGATCGCCGTCAGCACCCTGTCGAGCTTTCCGATGGACAAGGCGCAGACCATGACGGTGGAGCAATTTGCCGAGCAGATCAACAAGGCCTTCAATGTCAGCTATGAACGCGAGCAGATGGAAAAGCCGTTCACCGAAGTCATGGTCGGCAAGCTGATCATTGAATAA
- the fliS gene encoding flagellar export chaperone FliS produces MLNNEAYGNYHAVNLDAQTARATPVELVLVLTDGLLEELARARGHIVGKRYEQKAISLDKCTQIINGLSSSLDFDNGGEVVVNLARLYDYCVARLYTAGIKLDPTLIDEVTTLMTTIKRGWVGVQANNA; encoded by the coding sequence ATGTTAAACAATGAAGCTTACGGCAACTACCACGCCGTCAACCTGGATGCCCAGACCGCCCGCGCCACACCGGTCGAGCTGGTACTGGTGCTGACGGACGGCCTGCTGGAAGAACTGGCGCGCGCGCGCGGGCATATCGTGGGCAAACGCTACGAACAAAAGGCCATCAGCCTGGATAAATGCACGCAGATCATCAACGGCCTGTCGAGCTCGCTCGATTTCGACAATGGCGGCGAAGTGGTCGTCAACCTGGCCCGCCTGTACGACTATTGCGTGGCGCGCCTGTACACGGCCGGCATCAAGCTCGACCCGACCCTGATTGATGAAGTGACGACCTTGATGACCACCATCAAGCGCGGCTGGGTGGGCGTCCAGGCCAACAATGCCTAG